The nucleotide sequence CTGAGACTAAATTTATCATTCTTGTTTGACTTTTGTTGATAACAGAAATCAGTGTAGTACAAAAAATTTAGCTATAAtagttctaaaaatgtttaattctATTGGACACAATTAACTAGTAAAATCAGTGTAGCACAAAAATTTAGCTATAATTCTCAACTCCATAAATGGTTTTGattacatatatacatacatacaatAAGTTGCAAGACCATCCAAACCGTAAATCACTCACAAAGTTTCCAAGTTAAATACTGAAGTATACACACGAAACTCTCCTTTGAAAACACACActgtgtatatatatgaaattaaataCTTACCTGTGTAGATAAATGCTTTAGGGTTTGTTTAATTACTTCACGAAAACATCTCTATGGCCTAAACAAGACGTAATACATCCGACACTACGAAGGAAGAAAGAATAGAAGCCAAGTTTTGTCCTTAAAACTCTGATCGCAAAACGTCTTTTGGTCGTACCTCTCCGTACTTCTGAAACCCACTGCTCAGCCGCCTCGTTCATTCCTTTAGCCGACTTCCTAAGCTTCTCTTTGAAACTGAATCTCCCTGGTCCCTTCAAGTCATAGCTTGCCAACACCACCCGTCTTCCGTCCCTGTAACATTTCTGTGAGTACCATTCGCTCTGGTCATGATGAGGCAGCGTTACGTAGGCGTACATGTACGTTTGTTCCgaca is from Brassica napus cultivar Da-Ae chromosome A4, Da-Ae, whole genome shotgun sequence and encodes:
- the BNAC04G48900D gene encoding uncharacterized protein BNAC04G48900D, which produces MSEQTYMYAYVTLPHHDQSEWYSQKCYRDGRRVVLASYDLKGPGRFSFKEKLRKSAKGMNEAAEQWVSEVRRGTTKRRFAIRVLRTKLGFYSFFLRSVGCITSCLGHRDVFVK